In a single window of the Nodularia spumigena CCY9414 genome:
- a CDS encoding type I restriction endonuclease subunit R has protein sequence MHIESEFEHIIENEVIQFSGYEKGNAKKYDRETALFPTEIIKFIQETQDKQWQQLAKTSPNDAQKIIIDSLTKELKSRGMLDVLRNGFKCYGKTFKVGYFQPNTGMNPETWELYQKNRLTVTRQVTIKTGRIPDILLSLNGLPIASIELKNPLTGQTYHNAIEQYQTDRDAKDPLFTFKQRCLVHFAVDTQQVWMTTKLAGKSTHFLPFNKGHNHGAGNPIGDNEEYRTSYLWLEVLQKDSLLDILARFLHIEVKETKITTDTGVKYQKKETLIFPRYHQLDVVRKLITHTQHHKAGHNYLIQHSAGSGKSNSIAWLAHRLANLHDSQDEKIFHSVIVISDRTILDQQLQNTIYQSPFHLYTMRQAIEENYIKDVLANYTCYERYYQLVCTSEDDPNLPRRQTAKAIARFIELHPHNIAQKVEIIIEHFRNHTRHKIGGKAKAMVVTRSREHAVKYKLAFDKYIQDKGYKDIKSLVAFSGAITLDEFPDETFTETNINGIKTSEIPEKFGSDAYQVLLVANKFQTGFDQPLLHTMFVDKRLAGVQSVQTLSRLNRTTTGKQDTFVLDFVNKPEDIYKAFKPYYTETPIGETAEPQQLNDLSYQLYEWGFFTKEDVTQWCEIWFRQKTSLTGGEHKKLNTLLDPIVDRYKERKEPEKELFKSQLTSFRNLYLFLAQILPYQDSDLEKLYAYGYCLLKKLPRNSEAPKVDLSGDIELKYFRLEKISAGKIDLNDGEAEPLPGATAVGTRQPDKEIPLSQLINSLNDKFGTDFTLADQLFFEQIAETAMSNNSIKQAAQVNTKENFAPVLDKHLENLIIERMEGNEKIFMEVMNNEEVRAVVFEKLLASIYESINSEH, from the coding sequence ATGCACATAGAAAGCGAATTTGAACACATTATAGAAAATGAAGTTATTCAATTTAGTGGCTACGAAAAAGGCAACGCCAAAAAATATGACCGAGAAACAGCCCTTTTCCCCACAGAAATTATTAAATTTATTCAAGAAACTCAAGATAAACAATGGCAACAATTAGCCAAAACCAGCCCCAATGATGCCCAAAAAATCATCATAGATAGCCTCACTAAAGAACTCAAAAGCCGAGGAATGTTAGATGTCCTCCGTAATGGCTTTAAATGTTATGGTAAAACCTTTAAAGTTGGTTACTTCCAACCTAACACCGGGATGAACCCGGAAACCTGGGAACTTTACCAAAAAAATCGCCTCACCGTCACCCGCCAAGTTACTATCAAAACCGGAAGAATCCCCGATATTCTTCTCAGTCTCAACGGTTTACCTATCGCTAGCATTGAACTAAAAAACCCCCTGACTGGGCAAACCTACCACAACGCCATTGAACAGTATCAAACCGATAGAGATGCCAAAGATCCCTTATTTACCTTTAAACAACGGTGCTTAGTCCATTTCGCCGTAGATACACAACAAGTTTGGATGACTACCAAACTAGCCGGAAAAAGTACCCATTTTCTACCTTTCAATAAAGGACATAATCACGGTGCTGGTAATCCCATCGGCGACAATGAAGAATATCGCACGAGTTATCTTTGGCTAGAGGTTTTACAAAAAGATAGCCTTTTGGACATCTTGGCGCGTTTCCTCCACATCGAAGTCAAAGAAACCAAAATTACTACAGACACTGGTGTTAAATACCAGAAAAAAGAAACCCTGATTTTCCCCCGTTACCATCAACTTGATGTGGTGCGTAAACTGATTACCCACACCCAACACCACAAAGCGGGACATAATTATCTAATTCAACATTCCGCCGGTTCGGGAAAATCTAACTCTATCGCTTGGTTAGCACATCGCTTGGCTAATCTCCACGACTCCCAAGATGAAAAAATCTTTCATAGTGTGATTGTAATTAGCGATCGCACTATCTTAGATCAACAATTGCAAAACACTATTTATCAATCTCCTTTTCATCTTTACACCATGCGTCAAGCTATTGAAGAAAATTATATCAAAGATGTATTAGCAAATTACACCTGCTATGAAAGATATTATCAACTTGTTTGCACCTCAGAAGATGACCCAAATTTACCTCGTCGTCAAACAGCCAAAGCCATCGCCCGATTCATTGAACTTCATCCCCACAACATCGCCCAAAAAGTAGAAATCATCATTGAACATTTTCGCAACCATACTCGCCATAAAATCGGAGGGAAGGCGAAAGCAATGGTTGTTACCCGTTCCCGTGAACACGCTGTAAAATACAAACTCGCCTTTGATAAATACATTCAAGACAAAGGTTATAAAGATATAAAATCTCTAGTGGCGTTTTCTGGTGCTATTACCCTCGATGAATTTCCTGATGAAACCTTTACAGAAACCAATATTAATGGTATCAAAACATCAGAAATTCCCGAAAAATTTGGCAGTGATGCTTATCAAGTGCTGTTAGTTGCGAACAAATTTCAAACCGGATTTGACCAACCTTTATTACATACAATGTTTGTGGATAAAAGATTGGCTGGAGTCCAATCCGTGCAAACTTTATCACGACTAAACCGCACTACTACAGGTAAACAAGATACTTTTGTTCTCGATTTCGTTAATAAACCAGAAGACATTTACAAAGCCTTTAAACCCTACTACACAGAAACACCCATAGGAGAAACAGCAGAGCCACAACAACTTAATGATCTGTCTTATCAACTTTATGAATGGGGCTTTTTTACCAAAGAGGATGTTACCCAATGGTGTGAAATTTGGTTTCGCCAAAAAACTTCTCTGACTGGAGGCGAACATAAAAAATTAAATACTTTACTAGATCCGATAGTTGACCGTTATAAAGAGCGCAAAGAACCAGAAAAAGAACTATTTAAAAGTCAACTTACCAGCTTTCGCAACCTTTATCTATTCCTGGCTCAGATTCTCCCTTACCAAGATTCAGACTTAGAAAAACTCTATGCTTACGGGTATTGTCTGCTGAAAAAATTACCCCGCAATTCCGAAGCGCCAAAAGTAGATTTATCTGGGGATATAGAATTAAAATATTTTCGCTTAGAAAAAATCAGTGCTGGTAAAATTGACCTCAATGATGGTGAAGCAGAACCATTACCAGGAGCTACCGCAGTGGGAACCCGTCAGCCAGATAAGGAAATTCCTTTATCTCAACTGATTAATTCTCTAAATGATAAATTTGGCACAGATTTTACTTTAGCTGACCAATTGTTTTTTGAACAAATCGCCGAAACAGCGATGAGTAATAATTCTATTAAACAAGCCGCCCAGGTAAACACAAAAGAAAACTTTGCCCCTGTTTTAGATAAGCATCTGGAAAACCTCATTATTGAACGTATGGAAGGTAATGAAAAAATCTTTATGGAAGTAATGAATAACGAAGAAGTTAGAGCGGTTGTGTTTGAAAAATTACTTGCCAGTATTTATGAGAGTATCAATAGTGAACATTGA
- a CDS encoding type I restriction-modification system subunit M N-terminal domain-containing protein — translation MIPTNTENSHQDLIGFIWTIADKLRGPYRPPQYRRVMLPLIVLGRLDAVLEPTKQDVLDAKAKYEAMGLQGEAFEKAIAKVAIGSDRQQFLYNTSKFTFQELLNDADGIASNLINYINGFSPRARDIFEKFNFESEIQKLDESNRLYLIIKDFCKPEVDLSPAQLSNLQMGYLFEELVRKFNEQANEEAGDHFTPREVIRLMVNLVFCEETDVFQQGIYRSVYDPTLGTGGMLSVSEEHIKKQNPEANLGLFGQEYNIEKLDEKRTALISHAVTKGLDPSVPMKDSGIEWLGKIPNHWEVIKVKHLTKILRGKFTHRPRNDPRFYDGQYPFIQTGDVANANKFIMEYTQTLNENGYAVSKEFPSGTLVMTIAANIGDMAILNFNACFPDSIVGFLPSKMTDIFFLYHLFSSMKKQFFRTYAITLCNPLSFVSFAFFSLGASLSLWEKGRRYANVVRFFMILRKSCFYQLLF, via the coding sequence ATGATTCCCACAAATACAGAAAATTCTCATCAAGATTTAATTGGTTTTATTTGGACTATTGCTGATAAACTCCGAGGCCCTTACCGTCCACCCCAATATCGTCGGGTTATGTTACCCCTGATTGTTTTAGGGCGTTTAGATGCTGTTTTAGAACCGACTAAACAAGACGTACTTGATGCGAAGGCGAAATATGAAGCAATGGGGTTACAGGGTGAGGCTTTTGAGAAAGCGATCGCTAAAGTCGCAATTGGGAGCGATCGCCAACAATTTTTGTATAATACCAGTAAGTTTACATTTCAAGAATTATTAAATGATGCTGATGGCATTGCGAGTAACTTAATCAATTATATCAATGGTTTTTCACCTAGAGCCAGGGATATATTTGAGAAGTTTAATTTTGAAAGCGAGATTCAAAAACTCGATGAAAGTAATCGCTTATATTTAATCATTAAAGATTTTTGTAAACCAGAAGTTGATTTATCTCCCGCCCAACTTTCTAACCTGCAAATGGGTTATCTGTTTGAAGAATTGGTGAGAAAATTTAATGAACAAGCCAACGAAGAAGCCGGAGATCACTTTACACCCCGTGAAGTCATTCGCCTCATGGTGAATCTGGTTTTTTGTGAGGAAACGGATGTCTTTCAACAAGGTATTTATCGCTCAGTCTATGACCCCACATTAGGCACAGGGGGAATGCTTTCGGTTTCAGAAGAACACATTAAAAAGCAAAACCCAGAGGCGAATTTAGGGCTATTTGGTCAAGAATATAATATTGAAAAACTCGACGAAAAACGCACCGCCCTCATCAGTCACGCTGTCACCAAAGGACTAGATCCCAGCGTACCTATGAAAGATTCTGGTATTGAGTGGCTGGGTAAAATTCCGAATCATTGGGAAGTGATAAAAGTTAAACATTTAACTAAAATCTTGCGCGGAAAATTTACTCATAGACCAAGAAATGATCCTAGATTCTATGATGGTCAATATCCTTTTATACAAACTGGTGATGTTGCAAATGCGAATAAATTTATTATGGAATATACACAGACACTAAATGAAAATGGTTATGCAGTAAGCAAAGAATTTCCTTCAGGAACACTTGTAATGACAATTGCTGCAAATATAGGAGATATGGCAATTTTAAACTTTAATGCTTGTTTCCCTGATAGCATTGTGGGTTTTCTTCCATCAAAAATGACAGATATATTTTTTCTTTACCATCTTTTTAGTTCTATGAAGAAGCAATTTTTTAGGACTTACGCAATAACTCTCTGCAACCCTCTTTCCTTCGTGTCCTTCGCGTTCTTCTCCCTTGGCGCTAGCCTCTCCCTTTGGGAGAAGGGGAGACGCTACGCGAATGTGGTTCGTTTTTTCATGATTTTGCGTAAGTCCTGTTTTTATCAACTGCTGTTTTAA
- a CDS encoding type I restriction endonuclease subunit S, whose translation MQKIYQQKAKIKEAIELLKEYRTSLITNAVTGKIDVRKVAIP comes from the coding sequence ATGCAAAAAATTTACCAACAAAAAGCCAAAATAAAAGAAGCCATAGAACTATTAAAAGAATATCGCACCTCCCTAATTACCAACGCCGTCACAGGTAAAATTGATGTAAGAAAAGTTGCTATTCCCTAA
- a CDS encoding NAD(P)/FAD-dependent oxidoreductase — protein sequence MVVSSENNAPHRVVIIGGGFGGLYTAKTLAKANVKITLIDKRNFHLFQPLLYQVATGTLSPADISSPLRSVLRKSKNTQVLLGEVNDIDPKAQEVILDEKVIPYDTLIVATGANHSYFGKDEWKEYAPGLKTVEDAIEIRRRIFSAFEAAEKESDPEKRRAFLTFVIVGAGPTGVELAGAIAELAYKTLQEDFRNISTSETRILILQGRDRILPYISPDLSQAAAEALESLGVEVHTKARVTDIENNIVTFKEGGEVKEIASKTILWAAGVKASPMGKVLQERTDVECDHAGRVMVEPDLTIKGYKNIFVVGDLANFSHQHGKPLPGVAPVAKQQGEYVAKLIQARAKGRTLPQFDYNDVGSLAMIGQNLAVVDLGLIKLKGFIAWVFWLVIHIYFLIEFDTKVVVVIQWAWNYITRNRRSRLITGREAFVEAQSLQNSSAYQSPEKKQPVKL from the coding sequence ATGGTAGTTTCATCTGAAAATAATGCACCTCATAGGGTTGTAATCATTGGTGGTGGCTTTGGTGGACTGTATACAGCAAAGACTCTGGCGAAAGCGAATGTCAAGATTACTCTGATCGATAAACGAAACTTTCACCTATTTCAGCCGCTTTTATATCAAGTTGCTACAGGTACGCTATCACCTGCGGATATTTCTTCACCATTGCGATCTGTACTCAGAAAAAGCAAGAATACACAAGTGTTATTGGGAGAAGTAAATGATATTGATCCTAAAGCGCAGGAAGTTATTTTGGATGAGAAAGTAATACCTTACGATACATTAATTGTGGCCACAGGTGCTAACCATTCCTATTTTGGGAAGGATGAATGGAAAGAATATGCTCCTGGCTTGAAAACTGTTGAAGATGCGATAGAAATACGTCGGCGGATATTTTCGGCATTTGAAGCCGCAGAAAAAGAAAGTGATCCCGAAAAACGCCGTGCTTTTTTGACTTTTGTGATTGTGGGAGCAGGTCCCACAGGTGTAGAATTAGCAGGTGCGATCGCAGAGTTGGCATACAAAACTCTCCAAGAAGATTTCCGCAATATCAGCACTTCAGAAACGAGAATTTTAATATTGCAAGGGCGCGATCGCATTCTCCCATACATTTCGCCTGACTTATCGCAAGCAGCAGCAGAAGCTTTGGAATCCTTGGGTGTGGAGGTCCACACTAAAGCCAGAGTCACAGATATTGAAAATAACATCGTTACTTTCAAGGAAGGCGGTGAAGTCAAAGAAATTGCCTCAAAAACTATATTGTGGGCAGCAGGTGTAAAAGCTTCCCCAATGGGGAAAGTCCTACAAGAACGTACAGATGTAGAGTGTGATCACGCCGGACGTGTGATGGTAGAACCGGACTTGACTATCAAGGGTTATAAAAACATTTTCGTAGTGGGAGATTTAGCCAACTTTTCCCATCAACATGGTAAACCCTTACCTGGTGTTGCACCTGTAGCCAAACAACAAGGAGAGTATGTAGCTAAACTGATTCAAGCACGGGCTAAAGGTCGGACTTTGCCACAATTTGACTACAACGATGTAGGTAGTTTGGCAATGATTGGGCAAAATTTAGCTGTTGTAGATTTAGGCTTAATCAAACTCAAAGGTTTTATTGCTTGGGTATTTTGGCTAGTAATTCACATCTATTTCTTAATTGAGTTTGACACTAAAGTAGTAGTAGTAATTCAGTGGGCGTGGAATTATATCACCCGTAATCGTCGCTCTAGATTGATTACAGGTAGAGAAGCTTTTGTAGAAGCACAAAGTCTTCAAAATAGCAGTGCTTACCAGAGTCCAGAAAAGAAGCAGCCAGTCAAGCTCTAG
- a CDS encoding type II toxin-antitoxin system VapC family toxin, whose product MSYSYLLDTNILSDFVKHPTGRIFSQIQDVGEEKICTSIIVACELRFGAEKSKSFRLKERIELALKIIPVLPLMPDIDHNYATIRTNLERQGTPIGSNDLLIAVQAFTLNLTVVTANVREFSRIPNLKIENWLKPD is encoded by the coding sequence ATGTCTTATTCTTACTTGCTCGACACTAATATACTCTCTGATTTTGTTAAACACCCAACAGGGAGAATTTTTTCTCAAATTCAAGATGTGGGTGAAGAAAAAATTTGTACCAGTATCATTGTAGCTTGTGAATTACGATTTGGCGCAGAAAAAAGCAAATCATTCCGATTAAAAGAACGAATTGAACTAGCTTTAAAAATTATTCCTGTATTACCATTAATGCCAGATATAGATCATAATTACGCCACAATTCGCACAAATTTAGAACGTCAAGGAACTCCCATTGGTAGTAATGATTTATTGATTGCTGTGCAAGCATTCACCCTAAATCTAACTGTCGTTACTGCTAATGTTCGTGAATTTTCTCGCATTCCTAATTTAAAAATAGAAAACTGGCTTAAACCCGATTAA
- a CDS encoding antitoxin has product MSTEYHIKLIQTGNTQTLTIPQELNLSTTEVIIRQENGKLIIEPYKKKSLLEIFATLDDIEEEFPNVDEGLLPLDDIEL; this is encoded by the coding sequence ATGAGTACAGAATATCACATCAAGCTTATTCAAACAGGAAACACCCAAACATTAACAATTCCTCAAGAATTAAACCTATCAACAACAGAAGTAATTATCAGACAAGAAAATGGAAAACTAATCATAGAACCCTACAAGAAAAAATCCCTCCTAGAAATCTTTGCCACCTTAGATGACATTGAAGAAGAATTTCCCAATGTTGACGAAGGATTATTACCCTTAGATGATATTGAACTGTAA